The Blautia hydrogenotrophica DSM 10507 genome window below encodes:
- a CDS encoding FecCD family ABC transporter permease, whose protein sequence is MRQRRFWILAVLLFGSILASCCIGRYPLTLREIWEIVTGTMTEGIKSDIFFRVRLSRVFFVCLSGGALSVAGLVYQNLFQNPLVSPDVLGVSSGASAGAVTGILLGTSAAGVQFFALTGGIVTVILALILAKMMGNQRSISLILAGIVMGALADSGIMALKYAADPNRQLPTIDYWLMGSFHTIRWEDVWTILPLMVVGFLLLWIFRWKLQVMILGEEEAASLGLTVITVKLAGIFAATILVSAVVSVTGVISWIGLIVPHMMRYFFGESLRRNYALCILGGAAVLLWADTLARSLTPSEIPISILTSLIGAVFLVMLLFWRKRRGETVV, encoded by the coding sequence ATGAGACAGAGAAGATTCTGGATATTGGCGGTATTGTTGTTTGGGAGTATTCTGGCTTCCTGCTGTATCGGACGGTATCCCTTGACTTTAAGAGAAATCTGGGAGATTGTCACGGGAACCATGACGGAAGGAATCAAGTCGGATATCTTTTTTAGGGTCCGTCTGTCCAGAGTCTTTTTTGTGTGTCTGTCTGGCGGAGCGCTGTCTGTGGCTGGTCTGGTCTATCAGAACCTTTTTCAGAATCCGCTGGTTTCCCCGGACGTGTTAGGGGTCAGCAGCGGAGCGTCTGCCGGAGCAGTAACCGGGATTTTGCTGGGTACTTCTGCGGCAGGCGTGCAGTTTTTTGCACTGACAGGAGGCATCGTGACGGTGATTTTGGCCCTGATCTTGGCGAAAATGATGGGAAATCAAAGAAGTATCAGCCTGATTTTAGCTGGGATTGTCATGGGGGCTTTGGCGGACTCTGGGATTATGGCCTTAAAATACGCGGCGGACCCAAATAGGCAGCTTCCTACCATTGATTACTGGCTGATGGGCAGCTTTCATACGATTCGCTGGGAGGATGTATGGACCATTCTGCCTCTGATGGTAGTTGGCTTTCTCCTTCTGTGGATTTTTCGGTGGAAGCTTCAGGTGATGATTTTAGGAGAGGAGGAAGCAGCTAGTTTAGGGCTTACAGTGATAACTGTAAAATTAGCGGGAATCTTTGCGGCGACGATTCTGGTATCTGCGGTGGTCTCTGTGACTGGTGTGATCTCATGGATTGGCTTAATTGTACCCCATATGATGAGATACTTTTTTGGGGAAAGTCTTCGCAGGAACTATGCTCTGTGCATCTTGGGCGGAGCTGCGGTCCTTTTGTGGGCGGACACCCTGGCACGGTCGCTGACTCCTTCAGAAATTCCAATCAGTATTTTGACCTCACTGATTGGCGCCGTCTTTTTGGTTATGCTGCTGTTTTGGAGGAAGAGAAGAGGGGAGACGGTAGTATGA
- a CDS encoding ABC transporter substrate-binding protein yields the protein MKNWKRCCCAFLTAALLCTVFAGCGGKTESQTTQEQETDQKAESEESITVTDQAGREVTLNGPAKKLVSAYYISTALLIALGCEDGLVGIEKKADTRELYKLAAPELLELPAVGSGKGINVEETAALEPDAVIIPLRLEDSVESFEELGIPVIVVNPETQEDFEACVELLAQVTGTEQTGKQLLDYYHEKMEKARSLTADLEDKPTVYLAAGSDYLSTCTSKMYQNDLIQMAGGINVSEELTDGYWQTISAEQLLNWNPQWIFAVNYAEYTLDDLKNDDALSGVQAVADGNVWTFPSQIEAWDYPTPSSVLGVLWLTCMLHPEVYSQEEFMEEARDFYQTFFQIDVTEEQLGLPSAA from the coding sequence ATGAAGAATTGGAAACGCTGCTGTTGTGCTTTTTTGACTGCGGCGCTGCTGTGCACGGTCTTTGCAGGCTGCGGCGGCAAGACGGAGAGTCAGACCACGCAGGAACAGGAGACGGACCAAAAGGCAGAGAGTGAAGAAAGTATTACGGTTACGGACCAGGCGGGCAGGGAAGTTACTTTGAACGGTCCGGCAAAAAAGCTGGTCTCTGCCTACTATATTTCCACGGCTTTGCTGATTGCGTTGGGATGTGAGGATGGCCTGGTGGGAATTGAGAAGAAAGCGGACACCAGAGAGCTGTATAAGCTGGCTGCACCTGAGCTTTTAGAACTTCCGGCAGTGGGCTCTGGCAAGGGAATTAACGTGGAAGAGACTGCAGCTTTGGAGCCTGATGCGGTTATCATACCGCTTCGCCTGGAAGACAGTGTAGAATCCTTTGAAGAACTGGGAATTCCTGTGATTGTGGTGAATCCGGAGACCCAGGAAGATTTTGAAGCCTGTGTAGAACTTCTGGCCCAGGTGACGGGGACTGAGCAGACCGGAAAGCAGCTGTTAGACTACTACCATGAAAAGATGGAAAAAGCCAGAAGCCTGACTGCGGATTTGGAGGATAAGCCGACCGTGTATCTGGCGGCAGGCTCTGATTATCTGAGTACCTGTACTTCTAAAATGTACCAGAACGACTTGATTCAGATGGCAGGCGGAATCAATGTGTCTGAAGAGCTGACAGATGGTTATTGGCAGACGATTTCTGCAGAACAGTTGTTGAACTGGAATCCTCAGTGGATTTTCGCGGTGAATTATGCCGAGTATACGTTGGATGATCTGAAAAATGACGACGCTTTGTCAGGGGTACAGGCTGTGGCAGACGGAAATGTGTGGACCTTCCCCTCGCAGATTGAAGCGTGGGATTATCCAACTCCTTCTTCTGTGCTGGGTGTGCTGTGGCTTACTTGTATGCTGCACCCAGAGGTATACAGCCAGGAGGAATTTATGGAAGAAGCTCGGGATTTCTATCAGACATTTTTCCAGATCGATGTGACCGAGGAGCAGTTAGGGCTTCCAAGTGCAGCGTGA
- a CDS encoding uracil-xanthine permease family protein yields MNQQNVNGAEYDFYGKLPLKKAIPLGLQHVLAMFVGNLTPILIITGACGLGAGSEFANLQVTLLQNAMLIAGLVTLVQLFAIGPVGGKVPIIMGTSSGFIGVFNSVVGVMGGGVVAYGAIMCASIIGGIFEGILGFCLKPLRRFFPAVVTGTVVLSIGLSLIAVGVNSFGGGDSAADFGSVENLFLGVIVLIVIVALKHGTKGMTSSSSILIGIIVGYVVAAIMGAVLPTTGVSADGTEFTKAWVLNWDKVAEASWFAVPKLMPVKLVFDWRAILPVMIMFIVTAVETVGDISGVMEGGLNREATDRELSGGVICDGLGSSFAAIFGVLPNTSFSQNVGLVVMTKIVNRTALAMGAIFLVLCGLFPKLAALISIMPQSVLGGAAVMMFSSIVVSGIQLITKNPLTTRNITIVSVALGLGYGIGANSGVLTHLPQAVQLVFGGSGIVPAALMAIILNVVLPKERTNEKSN; encoded by the coding sequence ATGAATCAGCAAAATGTAAATGGTGCGGAATATGATTTTTATGGCAAACTTCCACTGAAGAAAGCAATTCCGCTTGGATTGCAGCATGTACTGGCAATGTTTGTGGGAAACCTTACCCCGATTTTGATTATCACGGGTGCCTGCGGCCTAGGTGCGGGCAGTGAATTTGCCAATTTGCAGGTGACGCTGCTGCAGAATGCAATGTTGATTGCGGGACTTGTCACCTTGGTGCAGTTGTTTGCCATTGGCCCCGTGGGCGGCAAGGTACCCATCATCATGGGAACCAGTTCTGGCTTTATCGGAGTGTTCAACAGTGTGGTAGGAGTGATGGGAGGCGGTGTCGTGGCCTATGGCGCGATCATGTGCGCTTCGATTATAGGTGGAATCTTTGAGGGGATTTTGGGATTCTGCTTGAAGCCACTGCGCAGATTTTTCCCAGCAGTGGTGACGGGAACCGTGGTGCTGTCCATTGGATTGTCTTTGATTGCAGTGGGTGTGAACTCCTTTGGGGGCGGGGATTCCGCCGCTGACTTTGGGTCTGTAGAAAATCTATTTCTGGGAGTCATAGTTCTGATTGTCATTGTGGCTTTGAAGCATGGAACCAAGGGAATGACCAGCTCTTCTTCTATTCTTATCGGAATTATTGTAGGTTATGTGGTGGCTGCAATTATGGGAGCGGTTCTTCCGACCACTGGCGTGAGCGCGGACGGCACGGAATTTACAAAGGCGTGGGTGCTGAATTGGGATAAGGTTGCAGAGGCTTCCTGGTTCGCGGTTCCCAAGCTGATGCCGGTAAAACTGGTCTTTGACTGGAGGGCGATTCTCCCGGTTATGATTATGTTTATTGTGACGGCAGTGGAGACGGTCGGAGATATCTCCGGTGTGATGGAAGGCGGACTAAATCGAGAGGCGACAGACCGGGAATTGTCCGGCGGCGTGATCTGTGACGGTCTGGGATCCAGCTTTGCAGCGATATTCGGAGTTCTGCCGAATACTTCTTTCAGTCAGAATGTGGGCCTGGTTGTGATGACGAAAATTGTGAACCGGACAGCTTTGGCTATGGGGGCGATCTTTTTGGTGCTGTGCGGTCTGTTTCCAAAGCTGGCGGCTTTGATATCCATCATGCCTCAGAGTGTGCTCGGCGGGGCGGCAGTGATGATGTTTTCGTCCATTGTAGTCAGTGGAATTCAGTTGATTACGAAAAATCCTTTGACCACCAGAAATATTACGATTGTCTCAGTGGCTCTAGGACTTGGATATGGAATCGGAGCCAACAGCGGAGTGCTGACACATCTTCCGCAGGCGGTTCAGCTGGTATTTGGCGGTTCCGGTATTGTGCCGGCGGCTTTGATGGCGATTATATTGAATGTGGTGCTGCCAAAAGAGCGTACAAATGAAAAGTCAAACTAA
- a CDS encoding S-ribosylhomocysteine lyase: MEKIASFTIDHIKLQPGIYVSRKDRVGGQVITTFDIRMTSPNEEPVMNTAELHAMEHLAATYLRNQPDFKDKVIYWGPMGCRTGNYLLINGDYESKDIVPLMIETFEFIRDFEGEIPGATPKDCGNYLDMNLGMAKYLAKKYLDDVLYQITEERLIYPQ; encoded by the coding sequence ATGGAAAAAATCGCAAGCTTCACCATTGACCATATAAAATTGCAGCCTGGAATCTACGTCTCCCGCAAAGACCGGGTGGGCGGCCAAGTCATCACCACCTTTGACATCCGCATGACCTCTCCCAATGAGGAACCTGTCATGAACACGGCGGAACTGCATGCCATGGAGCATCTGGCTGCCACCTATCTGCGGAACCAACCGGACTTCAAGGACAAAGTAATTTACTGGGGACCCATGGGCTGCCGTACCGGCAATTATCTGCTGATAAACGGCGACTATGAATCCAAAGACATTGTCCCCTTGATGATTGAGACCTTTGAATTCATCCGTGATTTCGAGGGAGAGATCCCGGGTGCCACCCCAAAGGACTGTGGCAACTATCTGGACATGAACCTGGGAATGGCAAAATACCTGGCAAAAAAATACTTAGACGACGTGCTCTATCAGATCACTGAAGAACGTCTCATCTACCCTCAGTGA
- a CDS encoding citrate/2-methylcitrate synthase, which yields MKMKASDMDQKMKQLVEYCKKSGRIDPNLYIEYDVKRGLRDSNGKGVLTGLTEISDVSAYRVINGRKIPVDGELYYQGYNVGDLITGSQHEKFTFEEVTYLLLFGSLPTEEQFQEFLKILSYYRDLPDNFVREVIMQSTSGNMMNMLQKSVLTLYSYDSDPDNISIPNVLNQSLKLIAQMPLISVYGYQAYRHYHKREHLIIRYPLPELSTAENILRLLRNNGEYSELEAKVLDVALILHAEHGGGNNSTFSTHVISSTGTDTYSAIAASLGSLKGPRHGGANLKVQDMFEDIKGHIKDWEDEKEIRKYLDAMLDGKVFDHSGLIYGMGHAVYTLSDPRAVILKKYAKALSAEKGREEEFALYERVEKIAADAIMEKRQLFKPLCANVDFYSGFVYSMLRLPKELFTAIFAIARISGWCAHRMEELVNAGKIIRPAYKYVGEHRQYTKISERQIRQVGEEDIAAASVSQEQPEEKKEEKETQTDKDNQ from the coding sequence ATGAAAATGAAAGCAAGCGATATGGACCAAAAGATGAAACAACTTGTAGAGTACTGCAAAAAATCAGGAAGAATTGATCCGAATTTATACATAGAATACGATGTGAAAAGAGGATTGCGTGATTCCAACGGAAAAGGCGTACTCACGGGGCTGACGGAAATCTCGGATGTCAGTGCGTACCGTGTGATCAACGGCCGAAAAATTCCGGTGGACGGAGAGTTGTATTACCAAGGCTATAATGTGGGAGATCTAATTACTGGGAGCCAGCATGAGAAATTTACCTTTGAGGAAGTGACATATCTGCTTTTGTTTGGCAGCTTGCCCACAGAGGAACAGTTTCAGGAGTTCTTAAAGATTTTAAGCTACTACAGGGACCTGCCGGACAATTTCGTGCGTGAAGTAATCATGCAATCCACTAGCGGCAACATGATGAACATGCTGCAAAAATCGGTATTAACTTTGTATTCTTATGATTCGGACCCCGACAATATCTCGATTCCTAATGTCTTGAATCAGTCCTTGAAATTGATCGCCCAGATGCCTTTGATTTCTGTCTATGGTTATCAGGCTTACCGGCACTACCATAAGAGGGAACACTTGATTATTCGCTATCCTCTGCCAGAGCTGTCCACAGCGGAGAATATTCTGAGACTGCTAAGAAACAATGGAGAGTACAGTGAGCTAGAGGCGAAAGTGTTGGATGTGGCTTTGATTCTTCACGCAGAGCACGGTGGTGGTAATAACTCCACGTTTTCTACGCATGTCATCTCCTCCACGGGCACGGATACCTATTCTGCGATTGCGGCCTCCTTGGGTTCCTTGAAAGGACCTCGGCACGGAGGAGCAAACCTGAAAGTTCAGGATATGTTTGAGGACATCAAAGGACATATCAAAGACTGGGAGGATGAAAAAGAAATCCGAAAGTATCTGGATGCGATGTTGGACGGTAAGGTTTTTGACCACAGTGGCTTGATCTATGGAATGGGACATGCAGTCTATACTTTGTCTGATCCAAGGGCTGTGATCCTAAAGAAATATGCAAAGGCGCTGTCAGCGGAAAAAGGAAGAGAAGAAGAGTTTGCACTGTATGAACGGGTAGAGAAAATCGCAGCTGATGCGATCATGGAGAAACGTCAGTTGTTTAAACCGCTGTGTGCAAACGTGGACTTCTACAGTGGTTTTGTGTACAGCATGCTTCGGCTTCCAAAAGAACTTTTCACAGCCATCTTTGCGATTGCCCGTATTTCTGGCTGGTGTGCACACAGAATGGAAGAGCTGGTGAATGCAGGCAAGATCATCCGCCCTGCTTACAAATATGTGGGAGAGCATAGACAATATACAAAGATCTCAGAGAGACAGATACGGCAGGTAGGTGAGGAGGACATCGCTGCTGCGTCGGTATCACAAGAGCAGCCGGAGGAAAAAAAGGAAGAGAAAGAGACTCAGACAGATAAAGATAATCAATAA
- a CDS encoding ABC transporter permease: MKNNNGALIRRLSVKCLRKNKVRNLFAAAAIVLTGLMFTVLFSLGIGFIQATQTELMREVGTKAHGGLKRVTQEQMEEIVDNPLVKNYSWDIFIGFASNLNQRQTEIRCPSGMGELENTMVHLEEGGLAQARDEMVVDTLTLDELNLPHKIGQLVPLRFSFMGREVTETFRVSGWYEGDLVKHASTVYVSPAYWEELRGQYTNEEVDRWNQSQQGNTELVGKYQVHINFGNSRHIEKNLKKIIEDAGYIPDQEVEYGVNWGYISTKTGSMDPLTVGIFLSALLVILTTGYLIIYNVFQISIVQDIQFYGLLKTLGTTKRQLRRLVRRQVMLLCAGAVPLGMLLGYQTARILMPLIFRGTDYEYLNFRLQFSPWIFLFSGVFSAVTVWLSSRKPSKIAGKVSPVEAVKYVGTGQERLRTRKNRLRNRLLSMALSNMGRNRKKTVMVVSSLTLSVLVLSLVMTAAGSFKLDAYLDDRIIGDFILANTNYTLGSPRELDFTIDEEYLRGADSQKGVTGRQDMYLQVGSPDLIPAEKALQRYRDFYERGQLKTEEIYGGTREIEKVMDGKKGISGHRYAYDTELLQYLKVVEGQIDLEKFETGKFVLVTVFGEEDRPTGSIYQPGERITIDLLTKGSKPNIGEKGFSGWSDTVAKVYEVMAVVEIPASMSCHSYVANGLDLILPREDLLKNSRYTSIMAVSYEVEKNCREAFSSYVDSYIRSMNSKMGCVTRESLAREYEQWIGTVRLIGVSLSFVVSLIAVLNFVNSILTGIHARRQEFVVLRSVGMTQDQLKKMLILEGVVYVFLASAVSLVLGVLLSFGVVKQLEKVILFFQYQFTVLPYLMILPAFFVVAVLVPLLAYRKLKKESLVEQLRRASV, encoded by the coding sequence ATGAAAAACAACAATGGCGCCCTAATTCGGCGTTTATCTGTGAAATGCCTCAGAAAGAATAAGGTGAGAAATCTATTTGCGGCTGCGGCGATTGTGCTGACAGGTCTTATGTTTACGGTTCTATTTTCTCTGGGAATTGGTTTCATTCAGGCCACCCAGACAGAGCTGATGAGGGAGGTGGGCACAAAAGCACATGGCGGCCTGAAACGAGTGACGCAGGAACAGATGGAAGAGATCGTGGACAATCCACTGGTTAAAAACTACAGTTGGGATATTTTCATAGGTTTCGCGTCCAACTTAAACCAGAGACAGACAGAGATTCGTTGTCCTTCGGGCATGGGTGAACTGGAAAATACAATGGTTCACCTTGAAGAAGGCGGTCTTGCACAGGCTAGAGATGAGATGGTTGTGGATACTCTGACGTTAGATGAGTTAAATCTTCCCCATAAGATCGGCCAGCTTGTGCCACTTAGGTTCTCGTTTATGGGGCGCGAGGTGACTGAGACTTTTCGGGTCAGTGGCTGGTATGAGGGAGATCTGGTGAAGCACGCTAGTACCGTCTATGTCTCCCCGGCATACTGGGAAGAACTGAGAGGTCAGTACACAAACGAAGAAGTGGACAGATGGAATCAAAGTCAGCAGGGAAACACGGAGCTGGTGGGTAAGTATCAGGTTCATATAAATTTCGGAAATTCCAGACATATTGAAAAGAACCTTAAAAAGATCATTGAGGATGCAGGCTACATTCCTGACCAGGAAGTGGAATATGGGGTAAACTGGGGATATATAAGTACGAAGACGGGTAGTATGGACCCTCTGACGGTGGGAATCTTTCTCAGTGCTCTTTTGGTCATTCTGACGACAGGGTATCTGATTATTTACAATGTTTTTCAGATCTCCATTGTGCAGGATATTCAATTTTACGGTCTGCTGAAGACTTTGGGAACGACGAAGAGGCAGTTAAGGCGTCTGGTACGCCGACAGGTCATGCTGCTGTGTGCCGGGGCAGTTCCGTTGGGAATGCTGCTGGGATATCAGACTGCAAGAATATTGATGCCTCTGATATTTCGGGGGACTGATTATGAATACTTGAATTTTAGACTGCAGTTTAGTCCGTGGATTTTTCTATTCAGTGGTGTGTTCTCGGCCGTTACTGTGTGGCTCAGCAGCAGAAAGCCAAGCAAGATCGCAGGAAAAGTATCGCCGGTGGAGGCTGTTAAATATGTGGGGACTGGACAGGAAAGGCTTCGCACGAGAAAGAACAGGTTACGGAATCGGTTGTTGTCTATGGCTTTGTCCAATATGGGGAGAAATCGAAAGAAAACAGTTATGGTGGTTTCGTCGTTGACGCTGAGTGTGTTGGTGTTAAGCTTAGTAATGACTGCAGCGGGAAGTTTTAAGCTAGACGCCTATCTGGATGACCGGATTATTGGAGATTTTATCTTGGCCAACACGAATTATACATTAGGTTCTCCAAGAGAGCTTGATTTCACCATCGACGAGGAATATCTGAGAGGGGCTGACAGTCAAAAAGGGGTCACAGGCCGCCAGGATATGTATTTGCAGGTGGGGTCGCCTGATTTGATACCAGCAGAGAAAGCACTGCAAAGATATCGGGACTTCTATGAGAGAGGCCAGTTAAAGACAGAGGAAATCTACGGCGGGACACGAGAGATCGAAAAAGTCATGGACGGCAAGAAAGGAATATCGGGTCATCGTTATGCCTATGACACGGAACTTTTGCAGTACCTGAAAGTGGTGGAAGGACAGATTGATCTAGAAAAGTTTGAGACGGGAAAATTTGTTTTGGTCACAGTTTTTGGAGAAGAGGATCGTCCCACCGGAAGTATCTATCAGCCAGGAGAACGGATCACCATAGATCTTTTGACGAAGGGGTCTAAGCCTAATATTGGAGAGAAAGGATTTTCGGGCTGGAGCGATACGGTCGCTAAGGTCTACGAAGTAATGGCCGTGGTGGAGATTCCAGCCAGCATGTCCTGTCATTCCTATGTCGCTAATGGGCTGGACTTGATTCTGCCCCGGGAAGATCTGTTGAAAAATTCCAGATATACCTCGATCATGGCAGTGTCCTATGAGGTGGAAAAAAACTGCCGGGAAGCTTTTTCGAGCTACGTGGACAGCTATATTCGGAGTATGAACAGTAAGATGGGGTGTGTGACTAGAGAGTCTTTGGCCAGGGAATATGAGCAGTGGATTGGCACAGTGCGCCTGATCGGTGTATCTTTGAGCTTTGTGGTATCTTTAATCGCTGTGCTAAATTTTGTCAACAGTATACTGACGGGAATCCATGCGCGGCGGCAGGAGTTTGTGGTGCTACGAAGTGTAGGAATGACTCAGGATCAACTGAAAAAGATGTTGATTTTAGAAGGTGTGGTCTATGTATTTTTAGCCTCAGCAGTCAGCCTCGTGCTGGGTGTTCTCTTATCTTTTGGAGTTGTAAAACAGCTGGAAAAAGTCATCCTGTTTTTTCAGTATCAGTTTACAGTCCTCCCGTATCTGATGATTCTCCCGGCTTTTTTTGTGGTGGCGGTGCTCGTACCGCTGCTGGCATATCGGAAGTTGAAAAAGGAGAGTCTCGTGGAACAGCTTCGCAGGGCATCTGTATAG
- a CDS encoding ABC transporter ATP-binding protein: MEILRTEGLKKYYGEGESQVKALDGVNLTVEEGEFAAVVGTSGSGKSTLLHVLGGLDYATSGRVWVRGQELSKLNETALTIFRRRNIGFVFQSYNLLPILTVYENIVLPLELDGRKPDQAFVEELLTVLGMKEKRDSLPGQLSGGQQQRAAIARALAAKPAIVLADEPTGNLDSRNSQEVLGLLKTTGKQFHQTILMITHNEELAQLCDCIIHIEDGRIISQSWEDTK, encoded by the coding sequence ATGGAGATTTTGAGAACCGAGGGGCTTAAAAAATACTACGGGGAAGGTGAGAGCCAGGTGAAAGCTTTGGATGGGGTGAATCTGACCGTGGAAGAAGGGGAATTTGCAGCGGTAGTTGGGACATCGGGCTCCGGAAAATCCACGTTGCTGCACGTGCTGGGCGGCTTGGATTATGCCACCAGTGGCCGCGTTTGGGTGCGTGGACAGGAGCTCTCAAAGCTTAATGAGACTGCACTGACGATTTTTAGGAGGAGAAACATAGGGTTTGTATTTCAAAGCTATAATCTGCTTCCGATTTTGACTGTCTATGAGAACATTGTCCTGCCTTTGGAACTAGACGGCAGGAAACCAGATCAGGCTTTTGTAGAGGAACTGCTGACGGTACTGGGAATGAAAGAAAAGCGGGATAGTCTGCCCGGTCAGCTCTCAGGCGGACAGCAGCAAAGGGCAGCGATTGCCAGGGCGCTGGCGGCAAAGCCTGCGATTGTGCTGGCTGATGAACCGACAGGAAATCTAGATTCCCGGAATTCCCAGGAGGTATTGGGGCTATTAAAGACGACAGGAAAACAGTTTCATCAGACAATCTTGATGATTACACATAATGAAGAATTGGCCCAGCTTTGTGACTGCATCATCCACATTGAGGACGGGAGAATTATAAGCCAATCATGGGAGGATACAAAATGA
- a CDS encoding sensor histidine kinase encodes MLEGVMTAIAVFCVAGAVVSLCRRRREYRHLERMLENFRSDRGIKENENDETWEGKLSSQLSRILETAEYKEQESVKEKEKMAALLSDLSHQLKTPLANVVMYTELLLQGDLTTEEERGFLVQTQSQAQKMQWLIGALVRSSRLESGMLTFSSESQGLKETLAMSVSGVYAQAAQKQMEVVLKEFSDCYVWHNRKWTVEALGNVLENAIKYSPKSSIVKIEVRPMELYTRVDVTDQGMGIAKEDYPKVFQRFWRSGQVREMEGNGLGLYLSQLILQKERGYITVESELGRGSRFSLFFLNGERKV; translated from the coding sequence ATGCTTGAAGGTGTGATGACTGCCATAGCTGTCTTCTGTGTGGCTGGGGCGGTTGTGAGTCTGTGTCGGCGGCGAAGAGAGTATCGGCATTTAGAGAGAATGCTAGAAAACTTTCGATCGGATAGAGGAATCAAAGAGAATGAAAACGATGAGACTTGGGAGGGAAAACTGTCCAGTCAGCTCAGCCGCATTCTCGAAACTGCCGAATATAAGGAGCAGGAATCTGTCAAGGAAAAAGAAAAGATGGCGGCGCTTTTGTCCGATTTATCCCATCAGTTGAAGACTCCTCTTGCCAATGTGGTGATGTACACAGAACTGCTGTTGCAAGGAGATCTCACCACTGAAGAGGAGAGGGGATTTCTTGTTCAGACACAGAGCCAGGCCCAGAAAATGCAGTGGTTGATTGGAGCTCTGGTCAGATCTTCCAGATTGGAGAGTGGAATGCTGACTTTTTCATCTGAAAGTCAAGGGTTGAAGGAGACTTTGGCTATGAGTGTCAGTGGGGTTTATGCTCAGGCAGCTCAAAAGCAGATGGAGGTGGTATTGAAAGAATTTTCAGATTGCTATGTGTGGCATAACCGGAAATGGACGGTGGAAGCTTTGGGAAATGTTTTGGAAAACGCGATTAAGTATTCACCGAAAAGCTCTATAGTGAAAATAGAGGTCAGGCCCATGGAACTATATACAAGAGTGGATGTGACTGACCAGGGGATGGGAATCGCAAAGGAAGATTACCCAAAGGTTTTTCAGAGATTTTGGAGAAGCGGACAGGTAAGGGAGATGGAAGGCAATGGTCTGGGGCTTTACTTGTCTCAATTGATCTTGCAGAAGGAAAGAGGTTATATCACTGTGGAATCCGAGTTGGGAAGGGGAAGCCGTTTTTCTCTTTTCTTTTTGAACGGTGAACGTAAGGTTTAA
- a CDS encoding response regulator transcription factor, with amino-acid sequence MRENKILIVEDDRGLAEGIKFYLEKEGYRVVMAGSLGGGRVLYRQEKPDAVLLDLNLPDGDGMSFCREIRKNSQVPILMVTARDMETDEVMGLETGADDYLTKPFSLTVLRTRLRKLLERQQKGGVENHILKSGEIFLDESRTSVRKGAESLNLSMTEYRLLRLFLKNPNQVLLKEQILAVIWDSESNFVDENTLAVNIRRLRKKIESDPSNPMYLKTIHGMGYLWEDLKNA; translated from the coding sequence ATGCGTGAAAATAAGATTCTTATCGTGGAGGATGACAGGGGGTTGGCAGAAGGAATAAAATTCTATCTGGAGAAGGAGGGGTATCGGGTGGTGATGGCTGGCAGCTTAGGGGGAGGGAGAGTTCTGTACCGACAGGAGAAACCAGATGCCGTTTTGTTAGATCTGAATCTGCCGGACGGAGACGGCATGAGTTTTTGTCGTGAGATCAGGAAAAACTCTCAGGTTCCGATCTTGATGGTGACGGCCCGGGATATGGAGACGGATGAGGTCATGGGACTAGAGACAGGGGCAGACGACTATCTGACAAAGCCGTTCTCCCTGACGGTACTCAGAACAAGACTTCGGAAACTTCTGGAACGTCAACAAAAAGGCGGGGTAGAAAATCATATCCTCAAAAGCGGAGAGATTTTCTTAGACGAGTCACGGACATCAGTCCGAAAAGGTGCAGAGAGTTTGAATCTGAGTATGACGGAATACCGCCTGCTGCGGTTGTTTCTAAAAAATCCCAATCAAGTATTGCTAAAGGAGCAGATCTTGGCGGTAATCTGGGATTCTGAATCCAATTTTGTGGATGAAAATACTTTGGCGGTTAATATAAGGCGTCTTCGAAAGAAAATAGAGTCAGATCCCTCGAATCCCATGTACCTAAAAACGATTCATGGCATGGGGTATCTCTGGGAGGATTTGAAAAATGCTTGA